From Pirellulales bacterium, a single genomic window includes:
- a CDS encoding PVC-type heme-binding CxxCH protein translates to MSARVLNGGTLPGRPRLQASTLHASFSPGFIPGRSIAGLYGIARGLRRVFIRAAAGIAIVGCLACAAEADELPEMAARTPQDELASFQLADPELIVELVAAEPNVISPVAICWDADGAMFVAEMRDYPVGPTAGTIRRLIDRDSDGLYETATIFADKLNFPNGVLCIGDGLLVTAAPDLLFLRDTDGDGVADERRVVFTGFGEGNQQLRVNGLTWGLDNWIYGANGRSDGAIRRPTEPAEQAISIRTQDFRFRPDFSGFAPIFGQSQFGQSRDDWGNRFLSWNTIPVRQAVLDEIDVARNPHLARYAVTNLADPSDSGEVFPIAPRPQTFNRESTNHYNALAGLTIYRGDNLGPRYAGNAFAGESLSGLVHRRELVPEGPTFVSRRGDTGREFLAGADPWFHPVNHATAPDGSLYIADFYRRWVEHPQFVAGAWRDKVAWQEGSAHGRIWRVRRRGDFTHRQPQLSKATTAQLVAHLADRNGWWRDTAQRLLVERADKSAVPLLASQTESADPLVAATALWALVGLDALDGKLLLAALRHPAAPVRAQALQIAPISWAVSPTLRRACLALANDSDIRVQIRLARVLGGLSGQDKLPALAQLSEQPDADGWLARAISAGAANAALPFAQGLIARQSSWLFEPSQAQLEALEQLAEQFAAPGQPTITEELLASVNDPAKPQLAPGQLAMLAGAAAADRQPLPATGAGQNSSVEEQTLRRAARLNPVLDRVLTLALDRDAAPSYRVLAVRVLRDLGSAVEVGKLVPLTTEPGETGDAAITAICRRADAVAVRGLLDGWGTYAPSRRRTISAAALESPLASREFVDALDRQVVRPAEIDPVVRTAFGKNRDAELAARAERIFAAAAPAARDDVLTKYRAALDLPADRVHGAALFKAHCFTCHHMFGLGRQVGPDLSGIGGRPKETLLVDVLDPSRQVAPDYLSYTLVTADGRALSGILVSDTAEAVTLRRGEGADDTILKRDIDELQAAGKSLMPEGLEQRLTVQDVADILGFLTLPDRRLLEQP, encoded by the coding sequence ATGAGCGCACGTGTCTTGAACGGAGGGACATTGCCTGGGCGGCCACGATTGCAGGCATCGACATTGCACGCATCGTTCTCCCCGGGATTCATCCCAGGGCGATCCATCGCTGGGCTGTATGGCATTGCCCGAGGCCTGCGGCGCGTATTCATCCGCGCCGCAGCCGGTATTGCCATCGTCGGGTGCCTGGCCTGCGCGGCCGAGGCCGACGAATTGCCAGAGATGGCGGCCCGGACTCCGCAGGATGAGCTGGCATCTTTCCAATTGGCCGATCCTGAATTGATCGTCGAACTGGTCGCCGCCGAGCCCAACGTCATCAGCCCAGTGGCTATCTGTTGGGATGCCGATGGCGCGATGTTTGTTGCCGAAATGCGCGACTACCCCGTCGGGCCCACTGCGGGCACGATCCGCCGGTTGATCGATCGCGATAGCGACGGTCTTTATGAGACGGCCACGATCTTTGCCGACAAGCTGAATTTTCCCAACGGCGTTTTGTGTATCGGAGACGGCCTGCTGGTGACGGCTGCGCCCGACCTGCTGTTTCTCCGCGACACCGACGGCGATGGTGTGGCCGACGAGCGCCGCGTTGTCTTCACCGGCTTTGGTGAAGGAAACCAACAGTTACGCGTCAATGGACTTACTTGGGGGCTAGATAACTGGATCTATGGAGCCAACGGCCGCAGCGATGGCGCCATCCGGCGACCCACCGAGCCAGCGGAACAGGCCATCTCGATTCGCACGCAGGATTTTCGCTTCCGCCCAGACTTTAGCGGCTTCGCACCAATCTTCGGCCAAAGCCAGTTTGGCCAATCGCGCGATGATTGGGGCAACCGCTTCCTGTCCTGGAACACGATTCCCGTCCGACAGGCGGTGTTGGACGAGATCGACGTGGCGCGCAATCCGCATCTGGCCCGCTATGCCGTCACGAATCTCGCCGACCCAAGCGACTCAGGCGAGGTGTTTCCGATCGCGCCGCGTCCACAGACATTCAATCGCGAGTCGACAAATCATTACAATGCTCTGGCCGGCCTGACTATCTATCGCGGCGACAATCTCGGACCGCGATATGCCGGCAACGCGTTTGCGGGCGAGTCGCTCTCGGGCCTGGTCCATCGGCGCGAGTTGGTGCCCGAGGGGCCGACGTTCGTATCGCGTCGAGGTGACACGGGCCGCGAGTTTCTCGCTGGCGCCGATCCCTGGTTTCATCCGGTCAATCATGCCACGGCGCCCGACGGTTCCTTGTACATAGCCGATTTCTATCGTCGCTGGGTCGAACATCCACAGTTCGTGGCCGGCGCCTGGCGCGACAAGGTGGCCTGGCAAGAGGGTTCCGCTCATGGCCGCATTTGGCGCGTCCGCCGACGAGGCGACTTTACGCACCGGCAGCCGCAATTAAGCAAGGCTACCACGGCGCAGCTGGTTGCCCACTTGGCTGACCGTAACGGCTGGTGGCGCGACACAGCGCAACGATTGCTGGTCGAGCGTGCGGATAAATCTGCCGTTCCTTTGCTCGCCAGTCAGACGGAGAGCGCTGACCCGCTCGTCGCAGCGACGGCGCTATGGGCGCTAGTGGGGCTCGATGCGCTCGACGGAAAGTTGCTGCTGGCGGCGTTACGGCATCCGGCGGCGCCTGTGCGCGCACAGGCGTTGCAGATCGCGCCCATTTCCTGGGCTGTATCGCCTACGCTCCGGCGGGCCTGCCTGGCGTTGGCCAACGATTCCGACATACGCGTGCAAATCCGCTTGGCCCGCGTCTTGGGAGGCCTTTCCGGACAGGACAAATTGCCGGCTCTCGCGCAACTTAGCGAGCAACCGGACGCGGATGGTTGGCTAGCCCGTGCGATCTCGGCGGGGGCTGCGAATGCCGCGCTGCCGTTTGCCCAGGGATTGATCGCCCGCCAGTCTTCGTGGCTATTCGAACCGTCGCAGGCCCAGCTCGAGGCCTTGGAGCAGTTGGCCGAGCAGTTTGCGGCGCCAGGCCAACCGACAATTACCGAGGAGTTGCTGGCGTCGGTCAACGATCCCGCAAAACCCCAGTTGGCGCCTGGCCAGCTGGCGATGCTGGCCGGAGCGGCGGCTGCCGATCGTCAGCCCCTGCCCGCGACCGGTGCTGGCCAAAACAGCAGCGTTGAAGAGCAGACATTGCGTCGGGCCGCCCGGCTGAATCCTGTTCTCGATCGCGTTCTGACTTTGGCGCTCGATCGCGATGCAGCACCCTCGTATCGCGTGCTGGCGGTGCGGGTGCTGCGCGACCTGGGCTCAGCGGTGGAAGTCGGCAAACTCGTACCATTGACGACCGAGCCGGGCGAGACCGGCGATGCGGCCATCACGGCGATTTGCCGCAGGGCCGATGCGGTGGCCGTGCGAGGCTTATTGGATGGATGGGGGACGTACGCTCCTTCGCGTCGCCGCACGATCAGTGCCGCAGCGTTGGAATCGCCGCTGGCCAGCCGGGAGTTTGTCGACGCGCTCGATCGCCAGGTCGTGCGTCCCGCCGAGATTGATCCGGTCGTCCGCACAGCCTTCGGCAAGAACCGCGATGCCGAGTTGGCGGCGCGCGCCGAACGCATCTTCGCCGCCGCGGCACCCGCCGCGCGCGACGATGTGCTGACCAAGTACCGCGCCGCCCTCGACCTGCCGGCCGATCGGGTCCACGGCGCGGCTCTCTTCAAAGCCCACTGCTTCACTTGCCATCACATGTTCGGTTTGGGGCGCCAGGTAGGGCCTGATCTGTCAGGTATCGGCGGACGCCCTAAAGAGACTTTGCTCGTGGACGTGCTCGATCCTAGTCGTCAGGTGGCGCCTGATTACTTGAGCTATACGTTGGTCACCGCCGACGGTCGTGCGCTGTCGGGCATCCTAGTGAGCGATACGGCCGAGGCGGT